In the Sorghum bicolor cultivar BTx623 chromosome 4, Sorghum_bicolor_NCBIv3, whole genome shotgun sequence genome, CATCTGGCATCTCATGTCCTAGTTTTGCAGTGCAGTTTGCAAACGCCGCAGGAATCAAAGCCTTAAGCGTGGTACTGTAGTAAAGATTAGTGGGCAGATAAGCTGAGCTAGCTATACTCTAGGGGCTCGAGTGCTGCTGCTTTCTGGTGTCTGCCCAAAAAGTGGCAAGAGCTTTAGGACAGGCAAAGGGGGAGGGGAAAGTGGGATTCTTTGAAGTAAGTTTACAAAAGACTGTGAAAAGTTGCATCGATCAGGTAGCTTTATTTGGCTGGGTTCTTGTTGATGAATGGGGTCTACTCTTTGGTTATCGACTTATCGTTTCGGTCGAATGGGTCGACGTCAGAGTAAGAGCACAAGTATGCGTGTGGATGATTATTAGTATATTTGGTTTGACCTACTAAGCTTTTTATTTAGTCGTGGAACCAGGTACACGTATACTATCTGTTtacgtagtagtagtagtagtaggaacgATGATAATTTTCTAGTTATAGAAGGCTAAAATAATGATCATTCAAAAGAACGACGTGCCTTAAGTTGACAACAAGGATTCTgcatatattatattatatatataatataaacaAATGAGTAACAAGTTGATATTTCTCATCttcttttctttgtttttatgtttatttCATCTCATTAGTAATGCTGCGCATTCCACGCGTGCACCTTCATTTTGTAGTCACGGCGCGACCGAATATATTTCTGTGGTAAACAAATGCGTAACAAGGTGATCTTTTTGATTCGATATAGTCAATAGATGatcttcttttcttcttttcaagTTTATTCCATCTCATTAGCAAGTTGTCTAATGCTGCATATTCCACACGCACCTTCATTTTGTAGTCCCGATGGTAAACAAATGCGTAAAAACTTTTTTTATTCGATCAATCAATAGGTGATCTTATTTCCTTGTTTTCATGTTAATTTCATCGCATTACTTGTCTAATGCAGCGCATTCCACGCGCACCTTCATTTTATATATAGTCCCGGCGCGAGTGAATCCAATATATTGTTTCTGTGGTGGAATAGAATTATAGAAATACACATCGTGGTTTCATGTTTCGGTAGCgccaattcttcatccattccCTTTTTGAGATATTaagtaggctttgtttagttcaacccaaaaactaaaaagtttttaagattttctgtcacgtcgaatctttcggcacatgcatgaagcattaaatatagacgaaaataaaaactaattgcatagtttaactgtaaattgtgagacgaatcttttgatcctagttagtttgtgattagacaatatttgccacaaacaaacgaaagtgctacagtatcgaaatctaaaatattttttatctaaacaaggcctaactgaaAAGGTCCAAGAATGCATGAGAAAACCGATGATGATTTTTATCCTCCAACGTACGTGTACATTCTTCACCGCATGCAGGAGCACGCACTGATGAGCATATTCCAACAGCAATGCATCATACCAATAATGCCATGGTCGCTCAAGGCCAAGGCAAGTCGCACAAACTCGATCGATGATGTCGCTCACACCCTGAAAAACATCAGCAAGATCGTAATCATATACAGGGAAATAATCATAGGCCACGGAAAGCTACGCGCAGATTCTGTACGCCACTGTATGGAACAGCAGGAGTACGTAGCGATCGAGTACGAGTCTGCGACGCACGAATTGAAGACGCTGCTGCTTGCTCCTCGAGTGCTCTTGCCTCCCTCGGCCTCCGCAGTCCCCGGCCGCGGACACGGACACGAACACGGTGCCCGCCAGGGCCTGCAGCGCAGGCCgcccgcccgcccaccccctgcCGGATCGAAGCGTGCGGGCTGATGATGGTTCGACGCTGTTCGCCGGCACGGGCAAAGAAAGGGGGGAGACGATGATGGATGTATGGGTGTGACGGCGCGGCGAGGGCGAGCAGcgtccggccggccgccggccgcgGCACCGGCACCCCACCACCACGGAAAGCCATGCGCGCGCAGGCGAAAAGGCCCCAGGCCCGCTGTCGTCGTCGCTAGGtcgtaaaatttttcaagatttcccgtcacatcgaatttttggttgcatgcatagagcattaaatagaaacgaaaataaaaactaacgtttacatgtaatttgtgagatgaatcttttgagcctatttactccgtgattggacaatgtttgtcaaataaaaacgaaatgctacagtatctaaaaataaaaaattttgccaactaaacaaggcctgagttttTTTTCCCGTCGAAAAAAAagccggccttgtttagtttcaaatttttttgcaaaatagatactgtagcatttttgtttgtctgtgacaaatattgtccaatcatggactaagtaggctcaaaagattcatctcatcaattccgaccaaactatgcaattagtttttattttagtctatatttaatacttcatgcatgcgtctaaagattcgatgtgatggggaatctgaaaaattttgcaaaattttttaggaactaaacaaggcctaaacaaggcatatcgaatctttagacacatgcatgaagtattaaatatagactaaaataaaaactaattgcacagtttggtcgaaattgacgagacgaatcttttaagcctagttaatccatgattagataatatttatcaaatacagacgaaaaagctacagtatcgattttacaaaatattttggaactaaacaaggcctaaacaaggccgtggTGACGGTGGGATCCCCTAGAAAACGGCGTCCGCTCCGCCGAGGGGGCCGCGCCCGCGACGCACCCGCCTGCCTTTACGCGTCGCACGCACGGGGgcatctgcccatccatcccgtGCCGTGCATCTCTCACGCGGCGCGCAGGGCGCTGCCGGCTGCCGCTAAAAAAAACCACCCGCCATGCATCGACATCGAGTGGCAAAagcctcgccgtcgccggttCGGCCGGCGGTTCCGTATTCTGCCTCACGATAACCGGGAACCCTTCTCTGCTGGGCGCCGGACTGTCACatcttagaaactaataaaaaaataaattacataactcatTAGAAAActataagacaaatctattaagcataattaatttatcATGAGCACATataagttactgtagcacttaaggctaatcatggaataactaggcttaaaagattcgtcttacttttttttaatcaaactgtgtaattagtttatttttttatgtatatttaatgttttatacatgtgtctaaagattcgataggaTAGACGGAAAAATTTTGAGCGGGGAAGTAAACAGGGCCTGATCTCTGCTGGGCGCCGGTGGCAGCTAGCGCTCAGCCATAGCAGTAGCGGTCGCTCGCAGACCATGTGGCTGCAGTCGTCGTGTCGTTGGTTGCCCTGAGAgctgacatgcatgcatgtgcaagTGCCGGGTGTGGTGGAGGTGGATGTTCACGTGCCAACGTGCACGCACAGCGGGACAGGGGCGCGCGCACGTACTACGTCCGTGGCTTTGTCCACTTCAACGCGTAGTacgacgcatgcatgcatgcatgcaaagcgTGGTCCACGGCCTACGTTGTCGATTGTCGTCGTCACTCGTCAGCACCGCAGCAGACGCCGCTGCTTTTTTCGTCGTGACCCAATCGACCCATCTTATCGCAACTACTCTCAGCAGGAGCCAGATGGTCGACGGTTGACGTCGCACGTAAACACATCTACGGTTAACATTTGCACCAGCAATTAACAAATAGGATTAGTAGGTTTTTTGGGGAGGGGGGGCACGGCTCGAGAGAGGTTTGTGTTGATACTGATCAGAGCAGGACAAAGACGCAGGTGATAGTGGTGTGGTGTGTGGTGGATTGGTCCATGCGATGCCGCGCACGCTCCCGGAAAAGGACCTGTCGTTCGCCTTTTTCCGATAAAGGCCAGGCCGGGCCGGGGAGGGAGCTGACTTTAATTTATCATAGAGCATGAGACCAGACCATAGAGTGAAAAGCTCCACTAATCCGATGGAGGCCACTTTTGCACGTCACTTCAGATCGTCCAAGCTAGCTTTGTCGCATTCAGCGATTGTAATTCGTAAATAAATAAACGCTAGCAGTTGATGTTTGGAACGGGCACATATTTCTACTATCTTGTACAGAGACAGCCATCTCCTGTGCCTCGtgcaaataataataaaataaaataggggggggggggaatggCAAGTCTTTGTTTGAAATTTGAATGAGTAAGATTTGATTGTTTCCGGACTTGTAGAAATTTCTTGCAGCAGAACATGAGCAGATCATACCAGGTTTGCTTCGATTCTGGTAAAAAAAGTTGCTTGGATTGtccttttttttagaaaaaaatggaAGGGTCTCCATTACACATAAAACGACACCAAATTGTTGACGACCAGCACATGAGTATAGTTTGGAATGCTATCCACAATCGGATCAGCACCCAAAGTCAAACTCACCTAGGGCAGCAAGGCTATCCGCAAGCAAATTACAACAACGGGGTGTATAAGCTAcaacataaaaagaaaaattacTTATCAAAGTCTTCAGAtttcaccacacaagcatggttGCATCTGTTTCCAATACCACTCTTTGCATCCCCAAATCAGCTGCTCTCTCTGGAAGGCTTGACAGACCACAATCTCAACATGAAAAGCTTCGCTGACATTTTCAATCTTGCCATAACCTGAACTAGTGACACCACCgtcctttttttttgagaagATCTTGGATTGTCCATTAATGTGTCATGTGTGAGGAACAGATAGCCTCCAACTTAGCAGCAGTTAACAAGATGGCCCAAGATTGCATCGAGGAAGACtgatttttcttcttcttttctgcCCAGGACAAAACTGAGAAGAAACGGGCCCATTTGGCAAAATCGTGGTTTAGCCACCATACAAGACCACTTCTACGAGCGATTCAGCCCAATATATAAAAACAAGGCCCATTCAGTAGCTACAGCTGGCTCGGTTTTCACCGGCAGCTCGTACTCAATAAATTCGTCAACATTTTTCATCGACGATCTCCACGACGGGGCCTCCGAGCACTGCATCCTGTCATGCTGCAGTCACGAACTCACGAtccatatttaggccttgtttagttcactctaaaaaattaaaaaaaattcaagattcctcatcacattgcacagtttgcctgtaaatcacgaaacgaatcttttaagtttagttactccatgattgaacactgtttgtcaaataaaaacaaaaatgctatattgtcaaaatctaaaatttttttaatctaaacaaggccttattcgtTACAATTTATGACGCGAAAGGGCCACTGGGACCCAGTGTAGGCAGTTCAGTTCAAGACCTAGGGCGACTGCAAAATACTTGAAGTGTTTACGTCGTGCCAAGTAAATGGTTGTTCAATTGTGTAACGAAAAAATAACATGACTAGATTTGTTGATAACAAATTAATTGTACTCCTCAGTCTAGTCTTGTTTATTTGGTTAATAAGCTCTGACATaaagtactgttggctgatttattatgagagaaaaaacacTGCTAAATAGTTGGCagattgataagctcaagcgaacaagacGTTTAATTGTTTTCATTCTCATCTATGGGATTCCAAGCTTCTGTCCAGCTCATACAACGACGGTGGCGGTGGGTGAGGACTGACGAGGATGGATGTTGAAAAGTAACCGGTGAGTTTGACGGACTCCGGGTCTTCGTTGCAACGCCGGTCAAGCTAGGATAAGGTGGTGTGACGATGATCGGATGATGCTAGTGTATGTGTGGATGTAATGCGGCTGTAATCTGTTTATAAACCCATGGAGGCCCCAACCAGGTTTGTTACTTGTGACATGTGCACAGCAGCTCATACATTAATTAGACACTTCACACTAGTCACCAACTCACCACCAAGCAAAACCAAAGCCATTCATTCGGCTTGTGCTCTTCAGAGTCGCAGGACAGCTGCCTTGCTCTGTAGTACGCTTCAGCAAAGCAGAGGTGCTTGCGTTCTTCTCTTTCCTCCTGTGTTTGCGAGTGATCAATCTTTATGTTTGTGCTCTGCTGTCAATCTTGTCGACGATCTCTTGTTTGCAGTTAAATTCCAACATTGACAAAGCTGCACCTTTGCTTTGAATTTACTATACTTAATTTATATCGCTGCCCGGAACCTGGTTCTATTTATCTAAAGTACTTTACTACTACTTAAATGAAGTTCTATTTTCTTGACATTGTAGTACTTTGTATACTCGTATACATGGCTAGCTAGAGGGTCATGTTTTGGCACAAAGTAGCTCTCCCGGTAAACATAGTACGCCACAATATTTATGTATACGGTTTCTACGTATTTGCAGGTAACAAGCTAAGGGCGCTAATGTCTGACCATCGGACAGTGAAACTCACCATGCTTATGCTGCTAGCATTGTTAGTGATATCTCATGGAGTAGGCAATATCAGCTGTTCCACTGTCCCTGAGAATAGCACGGACATGCTCGCCTTGCTTGATTTCAAGGCAGTCATCACCAATGACCCTTCAGGATCCTTGAGCTCGTGGAACACCAGCATCCACTACTGCAAGTGGAGAGGTGTCACATGTAACACGAAGAACCACGGGCGAGTCACGGCACTCAGACTTTACAACCAAGGCCTGTCAGGCTCTATTTCCCCATCTGTTGGAAACCTAACATTCCTTCATACACTAGACCTGTCTACCAATCAGTTCTCTGGCCAAATACCACATCTCAACAATCTCCAGAAGATGCAAATCCTTAATCTGAGCTACAACTCACTGGATGGGGTTATTCCAGACACGCTCACAAATTGTTCCAACCTCAAGCAGCTGCATCTCTACCATAACTTACTCAATGGTGCAATTCCTCGGGAAATAGGTCTCCTTAAGAATCTAGTCTTTTTTGCCCTTAATAACAATAATCTTACCGGGACTATCCCGCCATCCCTTGGTAACATCACCCATATAAAAGAGTTTTATCTTCAAGTAAATCACCTTAAAGGAACAATTCCTGATGAACTTGGCCACTTTTCAAATATTTCGATGCTGGGCCTCGGGGGAAATATGCTATCAGGTACAATCCCTTTAAGCCTATTTAATTTGTCCTTACTTCAAGTACTAGAGTTGCGTACAAATCAGCTAAGAGGGAGCCTACCAAGCAATATGGGTGATCGCTTCTCTAATCTACAAAAACTATTGTTGGGCGAGAATTGGCTGAAAGGTCGCATACCAGATTCCTTAGGTAATGCTACAACGCTAAAACAACTAGTTCTACAAACTAACAACTTCACTGGACAAATCCCTAGTTCCTTTGGGAAGCTTTCAAGTTTATCTGAACTAGACCTTGGGTCGAATATGCTTGAAGCAAAAGATAGTGAAAGCTGGGAATTCTTGCATGCACTAGAAAACTGCAGTGCTCTACGAGTGCTAGCACTATCAAACAATCAGCTGCAGGGGGTTATACCAAATTCAGTTGGTAATTTAACGGCTAATCTTCAATACTTATTTTTAGGTGGAAACAAGCTGTCAGgtacagttccatcgagtatAGGAAAACTTGCTGGGCTAATTTATCTAACATTAGATGGAAACAGTCTCATTGGTAGCATCGACGGGTGGATTAGAAACCTAAAAAACCTGCAATATTTATACCTTAGTGAAAACAACCTAAGTGGACCCATTCCACCCATCATTGGCAATCTTACGCAGTTAGCACGGCTCCTTCTAGACAACAATGGATTTGAAGGTCCCATACCATCATCCTTTGGGTAGCCCTCCAATGCTTTTAAGTTGAACCTTAATCATAATAATCTATAGAAGGGAGCATTCCACTGGAGATTAGCAACCTTAAACAACTTATCAACCTAGAGCTTGCATCAAACAAGCTTATTACTGGGGAAATTCCTGATGATTTGACACTGTGCCAATACTTAGTAACAATCGATATGGAGCATAACTTTATCGTAGGGAACATTCCAGAATCTGTTGGCAGTCTAGAAAGCTTGAACAAACTAAGTCTTGCTCACAACAACTTGTCTGGCACCATTCCAGCTGCTCTAGGTAGCCTGAAATTGCTCAATATGCTGGATCTTTCTTACAATAATCTCCAAGGAGAAATACCAAGGGATGGAATTTTCAGAAATGCTTCAGCTGTCTATCTTGACGGTAATATGGGTCTTTGTGGAGGAGCTTTTGATCTCCATATGCCCTCATGCCCTTCATTTTCTGAGAGAATAGAAAGCAAGTGCACTTGGTTCAACATATTTACCCCAATAGTTGGATTCATGTCACTCATAATGTTTATTTATGTCATATTTTTTTGGGAAGAAGACATCAAGAACCAGCTACACACTGATGCTTTCTTTTGGTAAGAAATTCCCTAGAATTTCTTATAAGGATATAGCTGAAGCTACGAGAAATTTCTCAGAGTTAAACCTAATTGGGAGAGGAAGTTATGGTTCGGTATACAGAGGGAAGTTGACTCTAGCTAAAATTCAAGTAGCTATTAAGGTATTTGATTTGGGGATACAATGTGCAGATAGAAGTTTCTTATCAGAATGTGAAGCTTTGAGAGCTATCAAACATCGAAACATTGTTCCAATCCTAACTGCATGTTCGACAATAGACAACAAAGGCAATGATTTCAGAGCTTTAGTTTATGAGTTCATGTCTAACGGGAATTTGGACACGTGGTTGCATCACAGATGTGCTGGTGTAGCCCCGAAATATTTGACCTTAGCTCAAAGAATAAGCATAGCCGTTGGCATAGCTGATGCCTTGGCTTATTTGCACAATGACTGTGGAAGGCCTATCATCCATTGTGATTTGAAACCAACTAATATCCTTCTTGATGATGACATGAATGCCCATCTAGGAGACTTTGGCATTTCAAGGCTCCTTCGTGATTTTCCGTCTACAACACTTGGGCATTCAGGTTCTAATGGCTCGGTCACAGTTAAAGGAACAATAGGATATATCTCTCCAGGTAAGATTATTGCCACATCATGTACTTGTGAAAGGTTACCTTTTTATGTGCATGAGTATTTAAACTTTACTGTATCAATCATTTAATTTACCTATTTTACAGAATATGCTCAAAGTGTTCATGCATCAACTTGTGGGGATGTTTATACTTTCGGTATTGTACTTCTGGAAATGCAGATGCTAATTGGAAAAAGGCCAACTGATTCAATGTTTGAGGGTGAAATGAACATTGTCAGCTTTGTGGAGAAGAACTTTCCAAAACAGATGTCACATATCATAGATGCTCATCTCCAAGAAGAGTGCATGTCCAAGCGCTTTTTGCTAGCAAGAGTGGAAAGGGGAAATGAGGTTCATCAATGCCTGATGTCTCTCGTTGGAATTGCTCTTTCTTGCACACGTCTACTCCCAAGCCAACGAATGAACATGAGACAGGTAGCAGCTAACTTGAACACAGCTTCATATGCTATACAACAGTTACCCAGTGCAACTGTGCAAGGGCAGATCATTCTTCGTTAGAGCTTGTATAATTAATTTAGGTCGTGCTTCGATACAATATAGGCATAAAGCTGGAAAATGGAGCATGCTGAAATTGATGCACTTGAAAGGGAAATGATATGCCAAAAATTTTCCCCAAATTTTACAGTTTCTATTCCAATTTGGATTAGATGAAAGATTTTCCATTTCAAAATGGAAAGATCTTTTGCTTTAGAGAGCATTAGCAAAGATGTCTGTACGCTATAATGggcgaagaaaaaaaaatcattctGCGTCTGTAGCATAAAAAACATGATCCACATATTAGATGATTTTGACcggtactccctctgttcccaTATAACAATTTCTAAAATCTGTTTTAGTCAaattatcttaagtttgatTAACTTTATTAAAAAAAGTAACAACATTTATGATATAATGAGCACATTATGAAAGTATATCTTATAGTAtacctaatgatactaatttgatgtcAGAAATTTTGATGAGTTTTTTTAGAAAGtaagtcaaagtttaaaaagtttaacTTAAGACAACTTTAAAAATCTAGTTATTTAGGGACAAAGAGAGTATATATAAAACAGACCCATAATCTAAAAGGGGTTAAGGATAGAGAAGTTACAAATTATGATGTGCTTCCAAGATGCATGTGGAAAAGCAGCTTTACTTAATCTGTCAAacatgctttctaagagatatTCTCTAACTTACGAACCCAAAGAACATATACATAGACTAATTAAAAGTAAATAAGTACTCATGCTCGTCCATTACTTGAAGAAACATATTTTAGAAATGCCTCTATTTTTTTGGACAGAGACGACTCTATCAAAATCGCTTCTAGAAAAATACCCTCTATTTTTAGAGACAATTAGAAAAATTAAACTGTCTTTAAAAATACTATTTCTAGGGATGGCTAGGCTAGGCCTTTTGGCTTCCTCTAGAAGCATTTTTGGTTGGTAATTTAGCCCACCTCTATAAATAGGTACGGTGCAACATAATTAAATTCatagtttttttttccaaatgaaGTCAAATACATATACACTTCATAAAAAAGTTATAGCATTTGAAGATATGTGGAACTTTGTAGTTAGCTACATTTCAATTTTAAATCATTTACCACCTAAAAATTATGTTTTAAGTtctcatattttatttttttaaaaaaatcaaataacCTCAGATGAAGAAAAGATCTAAATCTAAATTAAACCAAATTGCTAAGCCTTGCAAACCCAGTGGCGAAGCCACAATATTTTTCCTCGGTACCGGTGCACCATGGTGAAGAAAAGTACATGATCTATCTTTTCTGCAAACTCCAATCCGGAACTCATATTTGTTTTTTCCTACGAGCCAATACCGAGTCCATCAAGTGCTCCTCCCCCTCCATAAATATGGAAGCAAAATACCGTCTTGTTATATATTATTAGGTATAATATATGCAAACACCCTGTTACTAATCTAAATTCAAAAAAGTCAAAGACTCGGACATGATAAAG is a window encoding:
- the LOC110434481 gene encoding receptor kinase-like protein Xa21, which encodes MCTAAHTLIRHFTLVTNSPPSKTKAIHSACALQSRRTAALLCSTLQQSRGNKLRALMSDHRTVKLTMLMLLALLVISHGVGNISCSTVPENSTDMLALLDFKAVITNDPSGSLSSWNTSIHYCKWRGVTCNTKNHGRVTALRLYNQGLSGSISPSVGNLTFLHTLDLSTNQFSGQIPHLNNLQKMQILNLSYNSLDGVIPDTLTNCSNLKQLHLYHNLLNGAIPREIGLLKNLVFFALNNNNLTGTIPPSLGNITHIKEFYLQVNHLKGTIPDELGHFSNISMLGLGGNMLSGTIPLSLFNLSLLQVLELRTNQLRGSLPSNMGDRFSNLQKLLLGENWLKGRIPDSLGNATTLKQLVLQTNNFTGQIPSSFGKLSSLSELDLGSNMLEAKDSESWEFLHALENCSALRVLALSNNQLQGVIPNSVGNLTANLQYLFLGGNKLSGTVPSSIGKLAGLIYLTLDGNSLIGSIDGWIRNLKNLQYLYLSENNLSGPIPPIIGNLTQLARLLLDNNGFEGPIPSSFG
- the LOC110434827 gene encoding probable LRR receptor-like serine/threonine-protein kinase At3g47570; amino-acid sequence: MLSFGKKFPRISYKDIAEATRNFSELNLIGRGSYGSVYRGKLTLAKIQVAIKVFDLGIQCADRSFLSECEALRAIKHRNIVPILTACSTIDNKGNDFRALVYEFMSNGNLDTWLHHRCAGVAPKYLTLAQRISIAVGIADALAYLHNDCGRPIIHCDLKPTNILLDDDMNAHLGDFGISRLLRDFPSTTLGHSGSNGSVTVKGTIGYISPEYAQSVHASTCGDVYTFGIVLLEMQMLIGKRPTDSMFEGEMNIVSFVEKNFPKQMSHIIDAHLQEECMSKRFLLARVERGNEVHQCLMSLVGIALSCTRLLPSQRMNMRQVAANLNTASYAIQQLPSATVQGQIILR